A segment of the Aureliella helgolandensis genome:
TCCGGCCAGGAAGTGCAACGGGTTGCGATCCAAGAACAGGCGGTACTTCGGCCAACTGAGCACAGAGCCCTTGTGGCTCCAGCGACGCATCCGGCGAAGGCCAAGACGACGTGCGACTTCACGGTACTTCAGCAACCAACGCCAGTGATCATTGACATTATAGTACTGATAGTGACCACTGAGTTTCGCATTGAGCGTCGGCCAGACTGGGGCCATCGGAGTCGTCAGGTTCTCACGGAACCATTCTTTCAGCGAAGCGACCTTCTGTCCGAACTTCTTCGTAGCAGTTTTCCTTTTCAGCTTGAACTTGCCTGAGCGACTTCTGCCGCAGTAGTCTGTCAAAACCAGGAAGTCGAAAGTGCTCGGAGCCCCTTCACCCAACTGCTGGCAGTCGCAGTGAGCAAAGCGGCCGAAACGAATCAGTCTCGTCTTCTCCTGTGCAACTTCTAACGAGTACTTGGCCAAACGCTTGACCAACATTTCTTGAAAGCATTTCGCATCGTCGGCGCGTTCAAACGCGAACACGCTATCGTCCGCATATCGAATCAACTAAGCTTCGCCTCTGAGCCTATCCTTTAAACTATTGCGAGGTCAGTGGTCATTGCCTGCCGGCACAGTCGAGCCTGGGTACGGGACAGCCTGCCCTGAATCTTTCACAATCGGCATTTGAGCTTCCACAGAGGCCATGTATTTACCGAGTTCTGTGGCAAGTCGCTCTCGCACATCCGTTTGCTTTTCCGCCAGGTTGTTGCGTTCTCCCAAGTCCTCGGCCAAGTTGAACAACTCGTATTGTTGCGATTCGTGGTAGTAGATCAGCTTCCAGGCGCCCAGCCGGATGGCGCTGGAGGGGCCGATGCCGGGTCCCTTGGGCCCCCAGTTGTTTGGAAAGTGCCAGATCAGTGGACGGTCCTCGCGAGACTCGTCCTGTTCGCCTCGCAGTAGGTTTACGAAGCTGCGGCCGTCGACTGCGTCACCAACCTGCTCAGCGTGCTGGATACCGGCCATTTCCAGTACCGTGGTGAAGAAGTCCTCAATGATCACGGGCTGCTGGCAAACGGAACCGGCTGAGGTGACGCCAGGCCAGGCAACGATCATCGGCACACGGACGCCACCTTCGTGCGCTGAGCCTTTGCCACTGGAAAGTGGTTTGTTGTGCGTGTGAGGTTTTCCGCCGCGACCGTGTGCACTCAACCCGCCGTTGTCGGACATGAACAACACGATCGTCTCGTCGGCCAGACCATGCCGTTCGACGTTGGCCAGGATGTCGCCCAGCGACTTATCCATCCCTTCAACCATGGCGGCGTACATAGCTTCCGCATCATCGAGGCCAGCATCACGATACTTTTGGTAGAACCGGGAATCGGCGGCAAATGGGACATGCACGGCGTAATGGGACATGTAGAGGAAGAACGGTTTACCGTCCGCGACGGCCTCGTCAACTGCCTTGTTGGCCTCAATCGTGAGAGCCTCCGTCAGGAAAATGTCCTTGCCGTGGTAACTCTCCAAGTTGGGCACGTCCCAAACGCGATCTGCGTTCCTCCATGCCGCGCTAAAGTTTTGCTTTCCAAGGAAGCTGCCGGGTCCACCCGCCGCGTGGCCAGCGATGTTGACATTGAAGCCGACGTTACGTGGATCGCTTGCGGGCGTCCCAATCGCTCCGAAGTGTGCCTTCCCGACATGGATCGTCCGGTAACCGACTTCCTGCAAGAACGCTGGGAGAGCTTTTGCAGGGACAGTACGTTCGATTCCCGGCTGGGGACTGAGGCCATTAACATTCCATTGTGGGAAATCGAGTTTCGCATGTCCTCGATCGTTGCTGGCGTTTTTTCTAAGTGTCCAGTTCGTGACACGATGCCGAGCAGCATTGAGTCCCGTCATTAGGCTGATACGCGTCGGTGAACAGACACTGCACGCATACGCCTGTGTGAACTTCATGCCAGCCTTGGCAAGTTGCTCCATGTGCGGCGTGCGGTAGCGCCGGTTGAAGTCAGTGACTTCCGTATGGAACGGCACCGAGGTGTCTTGCCAGCCCATATCATCTACGAGAAACAGCACGATGTTCGGCTGTTTGTTTTGCGGTCGAATGTGACCTGCGACAGCCTTTGCGATTGCCAGGTAACCTTCGGCGTTGGGATGCACACCGTCACCCTCACTGAGCAGTTCCGGGCGGTCCCGAAGAACTGCGTTGAGTTCCAGCAGTGAAACGTCTTGATCAGCGTGCTTCGTGGCCAGCTTGCGAACGCGATTGCACAGTTCTTGCAGGCGAGGTTTCCGTTCTGACAGATCAGCCACGCGTTTCTCGGACAGTCCCGGTGTGGTGAGAACCATCGCAGTTGGCGTGCAAAGTACGATTCGTGACTTCGACGGCAACTCGGCCAGCGTCTTGATCAACTCCGAGTAATCGTTGTCGAAGCGTTCGATTTGCTCCCAGTTATTCCGGCTACCACCAACCGTATCGTTCGTCCCCAGGGAAATGATCGCGATGTGTGGCTCAAACTTTTTGACGGCATCCAGATTGGTCCAAATTTTCGGCCGACCAGTCTTGATCAGTGTCGCCCCACCGATGCCGAAGTTGCGGACTTCAAAGTTGTAGCCCAGGAGTTCCTGCAAGCGAGCCGGGTAGGATTCGGCCTTTGCATCGACCCGCGCTCCTGCCGTGATGCTGTCACCCAGGCAGGCCACACGAATCAGTGAAGTCTCCTCAGCCAGCGCCGCGGTCTGTACGATAACGCAGATTACGAACGCTGCGAGGAGCCGATAAATAGGGCGGTCAAATTTGAATATCATGGTATGGTCGATTCATTGTCATTGATTTTGAGCCCGGCTACCGCTTCGCTTGTTCTTCCCTGACTTCGAGGATGGCCTTCGCCAATGCCCCCCATGAGTGCGAAGGTTTTGGCGCACCCGAGGTAATGATAACCGGCATTGGATGCACCACGGGCACGGAGGGCAACTTCTTCCGGGTTCACCAGCTCCGCCTCGTACTATCGCAGGTAATCTCGCTGCTGCTCCTTCGACATCGAACCATCGGCGCTGGCGGCGTTCTTGTTCTCCGTTCTCAACAGATACTTGCCCTTGTCGCCGCTGACGGCGAGCTGGGCCTCGGCGACGATCTTGTGCTGCCCTGACAATTTCCATCCGTCGAAGCCGATCGTGGCAATGACAAACGGAGCCTTTTGCGCCTCAAACTTTTTCCGCAGCGTCTTGATGAGGTGGACGAGGTTCTGCTCATACCGGCTCGCGTACGGCTCGCCGCCTTCTTTGTGGCCTTGCCACCACCCGAAACCGGCGATTTCGTAGCCGCGGCCTTTCCATTGAGGAAACTCTTTGTCGAAATTGTTCAGTACCTCGTGGGCCGCATTGAAGCAGTCATCGTACTGCTTGCCGGCGTACCAGTTGATCCGCTCAAGCTTTGCGCCTTTCACAGTAGATTCAGGCGGCCGGTCACCTAGTCTATTCTATCGTAAGCATCAGGGCCAATCGACATGGTTGCACCAATTCAATGGCTCATCGAAATGAAGCGTGCTGCTGGGCGAGACATAGATCTGATGTAGCCGTTCACGGTTGTCTGCAACTTAAGCTCAAACCTGAAGCAATGGTTCAAGCTGTCTGGTGGATGAGGAAGGTCGCGAACGACCGACTAAATGCTTCGCAGCGGTGAGCTTGCTTAGTACTACTCCGCGCTGTTGAGTTTGGTTGGGGGCAAGTCGGGTGCAGCAGAGAATGTTGTTGGCAGGGATATCGCCAGAGCAATTCATCTTCCTGCCCCCATCTTCCTGTCAAAACGTCCGCCTGGATGCTTCGAAACCGTCCGCCGTTGTCAGCGACCTACACTCCAACCTGAAGCTATGGTTGAAATTGTAAGTCGATAAGGAAGGTCGTGAACAGTTACTTTTTCTTTTCGCATATTTGGCTTCTTTCGCGGTTATCTATCCTGGGACTAGGGAAGTTCAGGGGGGGGGGCGAATGACATTTGTCTGCGCAAGTTTTGATTTGCTTGAGCTTGCTTGTGGGAGTGTTGGTCAGGCGCAGTGTGACCGGCTGGCCAGCAGGACAGCCGATTAACAACCGCGAAAGACACGAAAGAAGCGAAAGGAGGGGGCTGGAAGTGAGGCCAGAGTTTGGTCTCGCGCCTTAGGTTGTAACCGTTCACGGTTGTCTGCAAATTAAGCTCCAACCTGAAGCAATGGTTCAAGCTGCCTGGTGGCTGAGGAAGGTCGCGAACGATCGACTAAATGCTTCGCAGCGGTGAGCTTGCTTAGTACTACTCCGCGCTGTTGAGTTTGGTTGGGGGCGAGTCGGGTGCAGCAGAGAATGTTGTTGGCAGGAAAATGTTGGCAGGGATATCGCCAGAGCAATTCATCTTCCTGCCCCCATCTTCCTGTCAAAACGTCCGCCTGGATGCTTCGAAACCGTTCGCCGTTGTCAGCGACCTACACTCCAACCCGAAGCTATGGTTGAAATTGTAAGTCGATAAGGAAGGTCGTGAACGGTTACTTTTTCTTTTCGCATATTTGGCGTCTTTCGCGGTTATCTTTCCTGAGACTGGGGAAGGTTCAGGGGGGGCGAGTGATATTGGTCTGTGCAAGTTTTGATTTGCTTGAGCTTGCTTGTGGGAGTGTTGGTCAGGCGCAGTGTGACCGACTGGCCAACAGGACAGCCGATTAACAACCGCGAAATACACGAAAGAAGCGAAAGGAGGGGGCTGGAAGTGAGGCCAGAGTTTCGTCTCGCGCCTTAGGTTGTAACCGTTCACGGTTGTCTGCAAATTAAGCTCCAACCTGAAGCAATGGTTCAAGCTGCCTGGTGGCTGAGGAAGGTCGCGAACGACCGACTAAATGCTTCGCAGCGGTGAGCTTGCTTAGTACTACTTCGCGCTGTTGAGTTTGGTTGGGGGCGAGTCGGGTGCAGCAGAGAATGTTGTTGGCAGGAAAATGTTGGCAGGAAAATAGCCAGAGCAAGATCATCGCTTTTTGCAACCGGACTCGCCACTGCTGAAAATACTGCCGGAATCTCTGCTGAGAACAATGCTGAGAACACAAACTCCCTGGGCATCCACGAAGGTCACAGCCACGTTCAATCCGATGCGCAGTGCAGGGCTGGGCTGATCTATCCTTTGGCGATCTTTCTCATCTGCGCCGAAAAGCATAGCAACTTCCGTATTCATGAAGGTTACTCAGCCAACGAAAACGATCGCTGGATGCGTTGGTTTCCCAAATACGATCGCCCGCCGGGACCGCCGTTCGGCCCGGCAATGAAGAACGGTTTTCGCTATTATCGAGCGTTTGAATACCCTTCGGTGGAATTGGACATCAAGAACCGAACCGCCAACATCCAGTGGAAACACCGATGAACAGACAAGTGCCAGTGATGCGGATCGCGATCTTGCTTCTTCTCGGTGGTTTGCTGTGAGATACATATGCTGCGTAAGACCCGGTCGACGCCTCAACGACACCAGCAACACCAAAGTAATCGACCGGCGGACGGCGGTTTGGGCATGGCACGGAACTTTTCGCGAAACGATCGTTTCGACGACGCATATCCACTAGACTAGGACCCTGACAATGTGAGTCCCCGACGGGGCAGCGTCCGAACAACTATCGACAGGGAATACCAATGCATGCTTGGGAACGAACAATTACCGTACTGCTGGCACTGAGTCTACTGCTACCGCTGGGCGGTATCGCGAGGGCAGATGATCAGAACAAGCCGCATGCGGTTATTGTCGTCGGCACATTGCACTATTCGCCTGAGTTGACGATGCCGGTCTTTGCGGAGGAACTCGAGCGTTTTGGATTTCGGACAACCGTCATCATGGGCGAGGGCAATCCGGAGAAGAAAACCGAGAACGTCTTGCCAGGAATCGAAGCACTCGCCGATGCGGATGTTGCGATCTTCTTTATGCGATTTCTCAACTTGCCGGACAAAGAGTGGCAGCCGATTGAAGACTACCTCACATCAGGAAGACCCGTCATCGGACTTCGCACGGCCAATCACGCGATTCGATTTCCCAAGGATCACCCTCGCGCCGCATGGAACGATGGCTTCGGTCGCCGTGCATTGGGAACGCCGTACATTGTACATCAAACGAGCGAAACCAAAATCAGTGTCGTGGCGAAACATCGCAAGCACCCAGTGATGACAAATGTTACCAAGACGAACTGGGAGTCGCTGGGAACGCTCTATCTAACCCGGCTCGAAGGCGGTGTTGTTCCACTGGTGATCGGGACCGGCGAAGGCAAACCACGATTGCTGGAGAAATCGTTTGGCCCAATCATGGTCAACGAGTCCGAGTCTGATATCGTTGCTTGGGCTTGGGAAAACGAATGGGGCGGGAAGGTGTTCGGGACAACCTTCGGACATCCCGGTGACTTTGCTGAGGAGTCGTTTGTACGGATGCTGGTCAACGGAACGTGTTGGGCCGTCGATCATCCACTACCTTCCGCTGATGACAGAATCACGACGTGGAAGATCGGACGAGTTGATAAATAGTCAAACAACTGATTGACACCGGGTTTCCATTTGAGCCACTGGAAAAACGTATATGCGAATATCGATGAAAAACAAATTACCCGTGATGTTTCTTATTTTCTGGATTACTACAACCGCGGTTCTTGCGGGGGCACCAGTGCAACCTGGAGATAGAATCGCGATTGTGGGCAATACGTTTGCGGATCAGTTGCGGATTCACGGCTATTTGGAAACGTTGCTTTTGCAGTACACAGCTGACAAGCCAGTTTCGATTCGCAATTTGGGTTGGGGCGGAGACATGCTGACCGCTCGCGATCGGCCCACTAATTTTCCATCGGAAGAAGAAACGCTGACTGCGCATCGGACTGACGTCATCATCGCCTGTTTCGGTCTGGGCGAATCGTTTGCTGGTGAAGAACGAATCGCCGCCTTCAAGAGCGACTTGCAGGCCTTCATCGCCTCGCATGCGGGAAAGAAGTACAACGGAAAATCGGAAGTGCGACTGGTTTTGGTCTCGCCGATCGCTTACGAGGATCTTGGTGACATCACTCCAGCGAAAGAAAAGCGAAATCGCGAGTTGGCGGCTTATACGCGAGCGATGGGCGAAGTGGCCTCCGATGCCCACGTGCCCTTTGTCGATTTGTACACGCCGTCACTTTACTTGATGAACGACCCCACTGGGCCAAACTTAACTACCAATGGCATTCATCTCAATCGTTATGGCTACTGGGCGATGGGCAAGTCGTTCTTCGATCAGCTCACCGTAAGCAACCAAATGCATGGCCATGAACCATGGCGGCTGGCTATCGATGCCGAAGCGGCGACCGCATCGGCTCGCGGCGTTAAGATTTCCGAAGTGGAAACGTCGGACACCGCTGTTATCTTCATGGTCACCGAAACATCTACGCCCAGTCTACCGCCTCCAACAGACCAGCCCTTGCCGCCACAAATGCAGTTTAATCGCGATACGCTTCGCGTCGAAAGGCTCAAGCCGGGAATGTATCAGCTCGCAGTCGACGATCAACGCGTCGCTTCAGCAACAGCAGAAGTCTGGGCTGCGGGAGTACCGATTGATTCTTCGCCGGCCCATCACGCGGCCGAGAAACTCCGCGCTGCGATCAATGATAAGAATCTTCAGTTTACGTATAGCTGGAAAGCGCTCAACCAAGTTCACATCGTCGGCGAGCGCAGAACGTCGCCAAGTGGCAAGGAGCTTCCGCGTGAAGTGATCGAATCTAGTGAACTCGCCAACCAGCGAGATTCAACGCTGCACAGGGCAATCGAACTTAAGGCACGACGGTGGCGGATCTCGCGTATCGAGAAATAAACCTCCCTTCGCGATAACCTTTTCGCGGCCGACCAATGCTGCTTGATACGCGGATATTTATTAGAGTAGAAAATTATGAAACCACGAGTCTTTCGCTTTCTGATTCTTGAATTGGCAATGGCTGCCTTCCTTGCCGGAGCAGCGTCAGCGCAGGATTCTTCTGGAATCAAGAACTTG
Coding sequences within it:
- a CDS encoding RNA-dependent RNA polymerase family protein, with product MIRYADDSVFAFERADDAKCFQEMLVKRLAKYSLEVAQEKTRLIRFGRFAHCDCQQLGEGAPSTFDFLVLTDYCGRSRSGKFKLKRKTATKKFGQKVASLKEWFRENLTTPMAPVWPTLNAKLSGHYQYYNVNDHWRWLLKYREVARRLGLRRMRRWSHKGSVLSWPKYRLFLDRNPLHFLAGSRT
- a CDS encoding sulfatase-like hydrolase/transferase, with the translated sequence MIFKFDRPIYRLLAAFVICVIVQTAALAEETSLIRVACLGDSITAGARVDAKAESYPARLQELLGYNFEVRNFGIGGATLIKTGRPKIWTNLDAVKKFEPHIAIISLGTNDTVGGSRNNWEQIERFDNDYSELIKTLAELPSKSRIVLCTPTAMVLTTPGLSEKRVADLSERKPRLQELCNRVRKLATKHADQDVSLLELNAVLRDRPELLSEGDGVHPNAEGYLAIAKAVAGHIRPQNKQPNIVLFLVDDMGWQDTSVPFHTEVTDFNRRYRTPHMEQLAKAGMKFTQAYACSVCSPTRISLMTGLNAARHRVTNWTLRKNASNDRGHAKLDFPQWNVNGLSPQPGIERTVPAKALPAFLQEVGYRTIHVGKAHFGAIGTPASDPRNVGFNVNIAGHAAGGPGSFLGKQNFSAAWRNADRVWDVPNLESYHGKDIFLTEALTIEANKAVDEAVADGKPFFLYMSHYAVHVPFAADSRFYQKYRDAGLDDAEAMYAAMVEGMDKSLGDILANVERHGLADETIVLFMSDNGGLSAHGRGGKPHTHNKPLSSGKGSAHEGGVRVPMIVAWPGVTSAGSVCQQPVIIEDFFTTVLEMAGIQHAEQVGDAVDGRSFVNLLRGEQDESREDRPLIWHFPNNWGPKGPGIGPSSAIRLGAWKLIYYHESQQYELFNLAEDLGERNNLAEKQTDVRERLATELGKYMASVEAQMPIVKDSGQAVPYPGSTVPAGNDH
- a CDS encoding sialate O-acetylesterase, producing the protein MKGAKLERINWYAGKQYDDCFNAAHEVLNNFDKEFPQWKGRGYEIAGFGWWQGHKEGGEPYASRYEQNLVHLIKTLRKKFEAQKAPFVIATIGFDGWKLSGQHKIVAEAQLAVSGDKGKYLLRTENKNAASADGSMSKEQQRDYLR
- a CDS encoding putative glycoside hydrolase, producing MSAENNAENTNSLGIHEGHSHVQSDAQCRAGLIYPLAIFLICAEKHSNFRIHEGYSANENDRWMRWFPKYDRPPGPPFGPAMKNGFRYYRAFEYPSVELDIKNRTANIQWKHR
- a CDS encoding ThuA domain-containing protein — its product is MHAWERTITVLLALSLLLPLGGIARADDQNKPHAVIVVGTLHYSPELTMPVFAEELERFGFRTTVIMGEGNPEKKTENVLPGIEALADADVAIFFMRFLNLPDKEWQPIEDYLTSGRPVIGLRTANHAIRFPKDHPRAAWNDGFGRRALGTPYIVHQTSETKISVVAKHRKHPVMTNVTKTNWESLGTLYLTRLEGGVVPLVIGTGEGKPRLLEKSFGPIMVNESESDIVAWAWENEWGGKVFGTTFGHPGDFAEESFVRMLVNGTCWAVDHPLPSADDRITTWKIGRVDK
- a CDS encoding SGNH/GDSL hydrolase family protein, translated to MFLIFWITTTAVLAGAPVQPGDRIAIVGNTFADQLRIHGYLETLLLQYTADKPVSIRNLGWGGDMLTARDRPTNFPSEEETLTAHRTDVIIACFGLGESFAGEERIAAFKSDLQAFIASHAGKKYNGKSEVRLVLVSPIAYEDLGDITPAKEKRNRELAAYTRAMGEVASDAHVPFVDLYTPSLYLMNDPTGPNLTTNGIHLNRYGYWAMGKSFFDQLTVSNQMHGHEPWRLAIDAEAATASARGVKISEVETSDTAVIFMVTETSTPSLPPPTDQPLPPQMQFNRDTLRVERLKPGMYQLAVDDQRVASATAEVWAAGVPIDSSPAHHAAEKLRAAINDKNLQFTYSWKALNQVHIVGERRTSPSGKELPREVIESSELANQRDSTLHRAIELKARRWRISRIEK